The Xanthobacter flavus genome includes a window with the following:
- a CDS encoding O-succinylhomoserine sulfhydrylase, with protein MSVAPKPTPRFVPRDPLTLHPETRLVHGGTTRSPFGETSEALFLTQGFVYDDAESCEARFKGEDPGFVYSRYSNPTTAMFEERMALLEGAEAARATASGMAAVNAALLCQLSAGDHVLAARALFGSCRWILEDFLPRFGVETTLIDGGDLDAWKAGVKPNTKIFFLESPTNPTLDLIDIAAVAEIAHAAGAKLVVDNVFATPLLQHPFELGADVVVYSTTKHVDGQGRCLGGVILSSKQFVTDHLQTYLRQTGPSISPFNAWIMLKGLETLALRVERMQASAGKVADALASLPGVEKVIYPGRADHPQAELAKRQMKGGGTLVTFVVKDGKEGAFRFANALRLIRISNNLGDAKSLITHPATTTHQRFTPETRAEMGISDGLLRLSVGLEHADDLIADLAGAAEAL; from the coding sequence ATGTCCGTGGCGCCAAAGCCCACCCCCCGGTTCGTCCCCCGCGATCCCCTTACACTCCACCCGGAAACACGGCTAGTCCATGGCGGGACGACGCGCTCGCCCTTCGGCGAAACCTCCGAGGCGCTCTTCCTGACGCAGGGCTTCGTCTATGACGATGCCGAAAGCTGCGAGGCCCGCTTCAAGGGCGAAGATCCCGGCTTCGTCTATTCGCGCTATTCCAACCCCACCACCGCCATGTTCGAGGAGCGCATGGCGCTGCTGGAAGGCGCGGAAGCGGCGCGTGCCACCGCATCCGGCATGGCGGCTGTGAATGCCGCGCTGCTGTGCCAGCTCTCGGCCGGCGACCATGTGCTCGCCGCCCGCGCCCTGTTCGGCTCGTGCCGCTGGATCCTGGAGGACTTCCTCCCCCGCTTCGGCGTCGAGACCACGCTGATCGACGGCGGCGACCTCGACGCCTGGAAGGCGGGCGTGAAGCCCAACACCAAGATCTTCTTCCTGGAGAGCCCCACCAACCCGACGCTGGACCTCATCGACATCGCCGCGGTGGCGGAGATCGCCCACGCGGCGGGGGCGAAGCTGGTGGTGGACAATGTGTTCGCCACCCCCCTCCTCCAGCATCCGTTCGAGTTGGGTGCCGACGTGGTGGTCTATTCCACGACCAAGCATGTGGATGGTCAGGGCCGCTGCCTCGGCGGGGTGATCCTCTCCTCGAAGCAGTTCGTCACCGACCACCTCCAGACCTACCTGCGCCAGACTGGCCCCTCCATCTCCCCCTTCAATGCCTGGATCATGCTGAAGGGGCTGGAGACGCTGGCCCTGCGCGTGGAGCGCATGCAGGCAAGCGCCGGCAAGGTCGCCGATGCCCTCGCCAGCCTTCCCGGCGTGGAGAAGGTGATCTATCCCGGCCGTGCCGATCATCCCCAGGCGGAGCTGGCGAAGCGGCAGATGAAGGGCGGCGGCACCCTCGTGACCTTCGTGGTGAAGGATGGCAAGGAGGGCGCCTTCCGCTTCGCCAACGCCCTGCGGCTCATCCGCATCTCCAACAATCTCGGCGATGCCAAGAGCCTCATCACCCACCCCGCCACCACCACCCACCAGCGATTCACGCCGGAGACGCGGGCGGAGATGGGCATTTCCGACGGTCTGCTACGCCTTTCGGTGGGTCTCGAGCATGCCGACGATCTCATCGCCGACCTGGCCGGTGCCGCCGAAGCCTTGTGA
- the apaG gene encoding Co2+/Mg2+ efflux protein ApaG — protein MYRAITRNIQVTATPRYVAERSEPDQGRHFWAYTIEVANLGQETVQLKARHWIITDANGRTEEVHGAGVVGEEPTLPPGGRFEYTSGVPLTTTTGIIRGRYEMVTDTGEAFSIEIPAFSLDVPDVRRVLN, from the coding sequence ATGTACCGCGCCATCACTCGGAATATTCAGGTGACCGCGACGCCGCGTTATGTGGCGGAGCGGTCGGAGCCCGACCAGGGCCGTCATTTTTGGGCCTATACGATCGAAGTGGCCAATTTGGGCCAGGAGACGGTGCAGCTCAAGGCGCGCCACTGGATCATCACCGATGCCAACGGCCGCACCGAGGAGGTGCACGGCGCCGGCGTCGTCGGCGAGGAGCCGACCCTGCCGCCCGGCGGCCGGTTCGAGTACACAAGCGGCGTGCCGCTCACCACGACCACCGGCATCATCCGCGGACGCTACGAGATGGTCACCGACACGGGGGAGGCCTTCTCCATCGAGATCCCGGCCTTCTCGCTGGACGTGCCGGACGTGCGCCGCGTGCTCAACTGA
- a CDS encoding TrkH family potassium uptake protein, whose amino-acid sequence MHAGIPTVEAEAVSVLSLRPVAATLGILLAILGAAMLAPAVADFAARANSRETFAGAAFVGSAAVTIFVGVLLWMTGRGQLTRKLDLRQAFVLTTSVWVVLSVFAALPLMWGPSRLSFTKAVFESMSGLTTTGASVMSGLDAMSPGILLWRALLHWFGGIGIIAIAIAVLPVLSIGGMQLFRTESSDKSEKFLPRAGSIAKRLLQAYVLLTIICAGCYLAAGLKPFDAVTLAMSTLSSGGFANSDSSISVFANPAVDYVAIVFMLAAAMPFPLYVRALSGDASRLFTNPEVRVFLAIVALFTLLSFAQQSLQGIASGETALRGALFTVSSLISTTGFMSVDYTNWGPFSDSLLFVLMFLGGCTGSTSGGLKALRISITAKAIRQHLKRISFRAGIFPIRYGGAPVADDVVGSVLSFVFLYLLTFFLIGVALNLMGLDLRTAFSAAIACLANVGPGLGPVVGPASNFGSLSDPALWLLTAAMMLGRLEILTVLVLFMPRFWLR is encoded by the coding sequence ATGCACGCGGGCATTCCCACGGTGGAGGCCGAGGCCGTATCCGTCCTCAGCCTGCGCCCGGTCGCGGCCACGCTCGGCATCCTGCTCGCCATCCTCGGCGCCGCCATGCTGGCACCGGCCGTTGCCGATTTCGCCGCCCGCGCCAACAGCCGGGAGACTTTCGCGGGCGCCGCCTTCGTCGGCTCCGCCGCCGTCACCATCTTTGTCGGCGTACTCTTGTGGATGACCGGGCGCGGCCAGCTCACCCGCAAGCTCGACCTCCGCCAGGCCTTCGTTCTCACCACCTCGGTCTGGGTGGTGCTCTCGGTGTTCGCGGCCCTGCCGCTGATGTGGGGGCCGTCTCGCCTCTCCTTCACCAAGGCGGTGTTCGAGAGCATGTCCGGCCTCACCACCACCGGCGCCAGCGTCATGTCGGGACTCGATGCCATGTCGCCGGGCATCCTCCTGTGGCGGGCGCTGCTGCACTGGTTCGGCGGCATCGGCATCATCGCCATCGCCATCGCCGTGCTGCCGGTGCTGTCCATCGGCGGGATGCAGCTGTTCCGCACCGAATCCTCGGACAAGTCCGAGAAGTTCCTGCCGCGCGCCGGCAGCATCGCCAAGCGCCTGCTCCAGGCCTATGTGCTGCTCACCATCATCTGCGCCGGATGCTATCTGGCGGCCGGCCTGAAGCCGTTCGATGCGGTGACGCTCGCCATGTCCACCCTGTCGAGCGGCGGCTTCGCCAATTCGGATTCCTCAATCTCGGTATTCGCGAACCCGGCCGTGGACTATGTCGCCATCGTCTTCATGCTGGCCGCGGCCATGCCCTTCCCGCTCTACGTGCGGGCGCTGTCGGGGGATGCGAGCCGCCTGTTCACCAATCCCGAGGTGCGGGTCTTCCTCGCCATCGTCGCTCTGTTCACGCTTCTGTCCTTCGCCCAGCAGAGTCTCCAGGGCATCGCCAGCGGCGAGACCGCGCTGCGGGGCGCGCTGTTCACGGTCAGCTCGCTCATCTCCACCACCGGATTCATGTCAGTGGACTACACGAACTGGGGGCCGTTCTCGGATTCCCTCTTATTCGTGCTGATGTTCCTGGGCGGCTGCACCGGCTCCACCTCGGGCGGGCTCAAGGCGCTGCGCATCTCGATCACCGCCAAGGCCATCCGCCAGCACCTGAAGCGCATCTCCTTCCGCGCCGGCATCTTCCCCATCCGCTATGGCGGGGCGCCGGTGGCGGACGACGTGGTCGGCTCGGTGCTGTCCTTCGTCTTCCTCTATCTGCTCACCTTCTTCCTCATCGGCGTGGCGCTGAACCTGATGGGGCTCGATCTGCGCACCGCCTTCTCGGCGGCCATCGCCTGCCTCGCCAATGTGGGGCCGGGTCTCGGGCCGGTGGTGGGGCCGGCCTCCAATTTCGGCAGCCTGTCCGATCCCGCCCTGTGGCTGCTCACGGCGGCCATGATGCTGGGGCGGCTCGAAATCCTCACCGTTCTGGTGCTGTTCATGCCGCGCTTCTGGCTGCGCTGA
- a CDS encoding SDR family oxidoreductase: MTHPFALDGQTALVTGSASGLGFEMAMALAQAGAHVLVNGRHADRLGAAVTAIIRKGGKAEPFLLDVFDAAAVDAAMAKAPPIHILVNNAGARDRRAFLDMEDADFRRLVEVDLLAPAHLTRQVARGMVARKSGGRIINITSIAGPLSRAGDAAYTTAKGGLEALTRALAADLGPHGITVNAIAPGYMLTAANEAQSRDQTLREWLSRRTSLGRWGHPEEVAGAAVFLASPAASYITGQILAVDGGYMAHF; encoded by the coding sequence GTGACCCACCCCTTCGCCCTCGACGGACAGACCGCCCTCGTCACCGGCTCGGCCTCGGGCCTCGGCTTCGAGATGGCGATGGCGCTGGCGCAGGCCGGCGCCCATGTGCTGGTGAACGGGCGTCATGCCGACCGGCTCGGCGCGGCCGTCACCGCCATCATCCGCAAGGGCGGCAAGGCCGAGCCCTTCCTGCTCGACGTGTTCGACGCGGCAGCGGTGGATGCGGCCATGGCCAAGGCGCCGCCCATCCACATCCTGGTCAACAATGCCGGCGCCCGCGACCGCCGCGCCTTCCTGGACATGGAGGATGCCGATTTCCGCCGGCTGGTGGAGGTGGACCTCCTCGCGCCCGCCCATCTCACCCGGCAGGTGGCGCGGGGCATGGTGGCGCGCAAGTCGGGCGGGCGCATCATCAACATCACCTCCATCGCCGGTCCGCTTTCCCGCGCCGGGGATGCCGCCTACACAACGGCGAAGGGTGGGCTGGAGGCGCTGACCCGCGCGCTCGCCGCCGATCTCGGCCCGCACGGAATCACGGTGAACGCCATCGCGCCCGGCTACATGCTGACCGCTGCCAACGAGGCGCAGTCGCGCGACCAGACGCTGCGGGAATGGCTCTCCCGCCGCACCTCGCTCGGCCGCTGGGGGCATCCGGAAGAGGTGGCGGGGGCGGCGGTGTTCCTCGCCTCCCCGGCGGCGTCCTACATCACCGGCCAGATCCTGGCGGTGGACGGCGGCTATATGGCCCACTTCTGA
- the ccoS gene encoding cbb3-type cytochrome oxidase assembly protein CcoS yields MNVLVYLVPLALLLGLGGLFAFLWSLKSGQYDDLDGAAVRMLSDDDLPDSKQTERRRP; encoded by the coding sequence GTGAACGTCCTCGTCTATCTCGTGCCCCTCGCCCTGCTGCTCGGCCTTGGCGGCCTGTTCGCCTTCCTGTGGAGCCTGAAGAGCGGGCAGTATGACGACCTCGACGGCGCGGCCGTCCGCATGCTCTCCGATGACGATTTGCCGGATAGCAAGCAAACCGAAAGGCGCCGGCCGTGA
- a CDS encoding heavy metal translocating P-type ATPase has translation MSEAIDYSIFVGTSEDGLAQMSLAIDGIDCAACIGEIENGVKALPGVVRARLNYSTHRLTVAWSDGAAPDRVVGQLEALGYRAHPFAGRAEESEARHARWLLRCLGVAGFAAMNIMLLSVSVWSGNVTDITPETRDFFHWISALIALPAAAYAGQPFFQSAVRAIRSGRLNMDVPITIGVTLALGMSVLETAMSQPHAYFDSAIMLLFFLLAGRYLDHEARRRTRATAGNIAALRGEMAHRIGADGVPIRVPVQALQPGDTILVHPGERVAADGVVASGRSAVDESLVTGETLPRALKAGDHVYAGSLNGEGALHLTVTAGGENTLVDDVQRLLDGALAEKGAYVRLADRVARLYAPMVHLTALVSAIGWLLAGAGLHDAVMIAVAVLIITCPCALALAVPAVQVTATGRLFRAGLLINAGDMLERLAAVDTVVFDKTGTLTLPEPALALPRGADPELVALAGRLALSSRHPLAGVIAARARGPALEHVTEVSGQGIEAIIDGRRARLGSLSFCEATAPADLPADASLIAFRHGEKVLVMGVAQALRPDAREVVAELKARGLDVRILSGDRPAAVVPVAEALGIVAAEAGLKPADKIAALDALKGAGRRVLMVGDGLNDAPALAAAAVSLSPASGAAVTQAHADAVFLGRRLWPVLAAVDGARTAARLMRQNLAIAVGYNIIAVPLAIAGFVTPLVAALAMSGSSILVTVNALRAARPGRKEEAVGDDGAAGETVALTEVAA, from the coding sequence ATGTCCGAGGCGATCGATTATTCCATCTTCGTCGGCACGTCCGAGGACGGCCTGGCGCAGATGAGCCTCGCCATCGACGGCATCGACTGCGCCGCCTGCATCGGCGAGATCGAGAACGGGGTGAAGGCGCTGCCCGGCGTGGTGCGCGCCCGCCTCAACTACTCGACCCACCGCCTCACCGTCGCCTGGTCGGACGGCGCCGCGCCGGACCGGGTGGTGGGGCAGCTGGAAGCGCTCGGCTACCGCGCCCATCCCTTCGCCGGCCGGGCGGAGGAGAGCGAGGCGCGGCACGCCCGCTGGCTGCTGCGCTGCCTCGGCGTCGCCGGCTTCGCGGCCATGAACATCATGCTGCTGTCGGTCTCGGTGTGGTCGGGCAACGTCACCGACATCACCCCCGAGACGCGCGACTTCTTCCACTGGATCTCCGCGCTCATCGCGCTGCCCGCGGCGGCCTATGCCGGCCAGCCCTTCTTCCAGAGCGCGGTGCGAGCCATCCGCTCCGGCCGGCTGAACATGGACGTGCCCATCACCATCGGCGTCACGCTGGCGCTGGGCATGAGCGTGCTCGAAACGGCCATGAGCCAGCCGCACGCTTATTTCGACAGCGCCATCATGCTGCTGTTCTTCCTTCTCGCCGGCCGCTACCTCGACCACGAGGCGCGCCGGCGCACCCGCGCCACGGCCGGCAACATCGCGGCGCTCCGGGGCGAGATGGCCCATCGCATCGGAGCGGACGGCGTGCCCATCCGAGTGCCGGTGCAGGCGCTCCAGCCCGGCGACACCATCCTCGTCCATCCCGGCGAGCGGGTCGCGGCGGACGGCGTGGTCGCTTCCGGCCGTTCGGCGGTGGACGAAAGCCTCGTCACCGGAGAGACGCTGCCGCGCGCGCTGAAGGCCGGAGACCATGTCTATGCCGGCAGCCTGAACGGGGAGGGCGCGCTGCACCTCACCGTCACCGCCGGCGGCGAGAACACCCTGGTTGACGACGTACAGCGCCTGCTCGACGGCGCGCTGGCCGAAAAGGGCGCCTATGTGCGCCTCGCCGACCGCGTCGCCCGGCTCTATGCGCCCATGGTGCACCTCACCGCCCTCGTCTCGGCCATCGGCTGGCTGCTGGCCGGCGCCGGGCTGCACGATGCGGTGATGATTGCGGTCGCCGTGCTCATCATCACCTGCCCCTGCGCGCTGGCGCTGGCTGTCCCGGCGGTGCAGGTGACGGCGACGGGCCGGCTGTTCCGCGCGGGCCTCCTCATCAATGCCGGCGACATGCTGGAGCGCCTCGCTGCGGTGGATACGGTCGTCTTCGACAAGACCGGCACCCTGACCCTGCCGGAGCCGGCCCTCGCTCTGCCGCGCGGCGCCGATCCGGAACTGGTGGCGCTCGCCGGCCGGCTGGCTTTGTCGAGCCGTCATCCGCTCGCCGGCGTCATCGCCGCCCGGGCCAGGGGGCCGGCGCTGGAGCACGTCACCGAGGTGAGCGGGCAGGGCATCGAGGCGATCATCGACGGCCGCCGCGCCCGCCTCGGCAGCCTCTCCTTCTGCGAGGCCACGGCTCCCGCCGACCTGCCCGCCGACGCCTCCCTCATCGCCTTCCGCCACGGCGAGAAGGTGCTCGTCATGGGCGTCGCGCAGGCGCTGCGGCCGGATGCGCGTGAGGTGGTCGCCGAGCTGAAGGCCCGCGGCCTCGATGTGCGCATCCTCTCCGGCGACCGGCCGGCGGCGGTGGTACCGGTGGCCGAGGCCCTCGGCATCGTCGCGGCCGAGGCCGGCCTGAAGCCCGCCGACAAGATCGCCGCGCTGGACGCCCTCAAGGGTGCGGGCCGCCGCGTGCTCATGGTCGGCGATGGCCTCAACGACGCGCCTGCCCTTGCGGCAGCAGCCGTCTCCCTCTCGCCGGCAAGCGGCGCGGCGGTCACGCAGGCCCATGCCGATGCGGTGTTCCTCGGCCGCCGCCTGTGGCCGGTGCTCGCGGCGGTGGACGGCGCCCGCACGGCGGCGCGGCTGATGCGCCAGAACCTCGCCATTGCGGTGGGCTACAACATCATCGCGGTGCCGCTGGCCATCGCCGGTTTCGTGACGCCGCTGGTCGCGGCGCTCGCCATGTCCGGCTCTTCCATCCTTGTGACCGTGAACGCCTTGCGCGCGGCCCGTCCGGGGCGCAAGGAAGAGGCGGTGGGGGACGACGGCGCGGCGGGCGAAACCGTCGCGCTCACGGAGGTGGCGGCGTGA
- a CDS encoding FixH family protein — MARASAPAANAPKPSRELTGRAVLLMLLAFFGVVIGVNVVMARFAVTTFAGVETDSSYKAGLAFTAEHQAAERQAALHWKVDVAFASPGGGAREIDVVVRDAAGKPLTNLVADGELAHPTDARRDVVLDLEPQGEGRYRARTQAGAGQWDLVIDFAQGGERVFRSKNRVQLP; from the coding sequence ATGGCTCGAGCCTCTGCCCCGGCCGCCAATGCCCCGAAGCCCTCGCGTGAGCTGACCGGCCGCGCTGTGCTCCTGATGCTCCTCGCCTTCTTCGGCGTGGTCATCGGCGTCAACGTCGTCATGGCGCGCTTCGCCGTCACCACTTTCGCGGGGGTGGAGACGGATAGCTCCTACAAGGCGGGACTCGCCTTCACCGCCGAGCATCAGGCGGCCGAGCGGCAGGCGGCCCTGCACTGGAAGGTGGACGTGGCGTTCGCCTCTCCCGGCGGCGGCGCCCGCGAGATCGATGTCGTCGTGCGCGACGCGGCCGGAAAGCCGCTGACCAACCTCGTCGCCGATGGCGAGCTCGCCCATCCCACCGACGCCCGCCGCGATGTGGTGCTCGATCTCGAACCCCAGGGCGAAGGCCGCTACCGGGCCCGCACCCAGGCCGGGGCCGGGCAGTGGGATCTGGTGATTGATTTTGCGCAAGGCGGCGAGCGGGTCTTCCGGTCCAAGAATCGTGTGCAGCTTCCGTAA
- the ccoG gene encoding cytochrome c oxidase accessory protein CcoG, with product MTALSTKSEDKKAPVVVSGDEDIPLYEARRQIYPQSVHGRFRTIKWVLLGITLGIYYLLPFVRWDRGPDAPNQAVLIDFPARRFYFFFLEIWPQEFYYVAGLLILAALVLFLMNAVAGRVWCGYLCPQTVWTDLFMAVERLIEGDRRERMIADAGPWTMEKVAHKTLKHSVWLLIAWWTGGAWVLYFADAPTLVVELATFQAPAVAYMSIAVLTFTTYALAGHMREQVCTYMCPWPRIQAALTDEYALNVTYLYDRGEPRGSVKKAAALREKGLPAGDCVDCGQCVAVCPTGVDIRQGMQLPCIQCGLCIDACNTVMHKIGRPGNLITYESEANLEARAAGKPFVQRILRPRTILYGVLIAFVSGLMLTALIGRSTEGVAAIHDRNPLFVRLSSGAIRNAYTIRLINKKLEERTFILSVEGVPDASLEVVGDNADGLTIGPDQTREVRVLVTTGDKLPPSASLPVTFRIRDKASGLSASVTDHFIGP from the coding sequence ATGACTGCCCTGTCCACCAAGTCCGAGGACAAGAAGGCCCCCGTGGTCGTGAGCGGCGATGAGGACATCCCGCTCTACGAGGCCCGGCGCCAGATCTATCCCCAGAGCGTCCATGGCCGCTTCCGCACCATCAAGTGGGTGCTGCTCGGCATCACGCTCGGCATCTATTACCTCCTGCCCTTCGTGCGCTGGGATCGCGGGCCGGACGCGCCGAATCAGGCCGTGCTCATCGATTTCCCGGCCCGCCGCTTCTACTTCTTCTTCCTCGAGATCTGGCCGCAGGAATTCTATTACGTTGCCGGCCTTCTCATCCTCGCGGCACTCGTCCTGTTCCTGATGAACGCGGTCGCCGGCCGCGTCTGGTGCGGCTACCTCTGTCCGCAGACGGTGTGGACTGACCTGTTCATGGCGGTGGAGCGCCTGATTGAGGGCGACCGCCGCGAGCGGATGATCGCCGACGCCGGGCCATGGACCATGGAGAAAGTCGCCCACAAGACGCTGAAGCATTCCGTCTGGCTGCTCATCGCGTGGTGGACCGGCGGCGCCTGGGTGCTCTACTTCGCCGATGCGCCGACCCTGGTGGTGGAGCTTGCCACCTTCCAGGCACCCGCCGTGGCCTACATGTCCATCGCGGTTTTGACCTTCACCACCTATGCCCTCGCTGGCCACATGCGCGAGCAGGTCTGCACCTACATGTGCCCGTGGCCGCGCATCCAGGCGGCGCTGACGGACGAATACGCCCTCAATGTCACCTATCTCTACGACCGCGGCGAGCCCCGCGGCTCGGTGAAGAAGGCGGCGGCGCTCCGCGAGAAGGGCCTGCCCGCGGGCGATTGCGTGGATTGCGGCCAGTGCGTCGCCGTGTGTCCCACGGGCGTCGATATCCGGCAGGGCATGCAGCTTCCCTGCATCCAGTGCGGCCTGTGCATCGATGCCTGCAACACCGTGATGCACAAGATCGGCCGGCCCGGGAACCTCATCACCTATGAGAGCGAGGCGAACCTCGAGGCGCGTGCCGCGGGCAAGCCCTTCGTGCAGCGCATCCTGCGCCCGCGCACGATCCTCTACGGCGTGCTGATCGCCTTCGTCTCGGGCCTCATGCTGACCGCCCTGATCGGGCGCTCCACGGAGGGCGTTGCCGCCATCCATGACCGCAACCCGCTGTTCGTGCGGCTCTCCAGCGGCGCCATCCGCAACGCCTACACCATCCGCCTCATCAACAAGAAGCTGGAAGAGCGGACCTTCATCCTCTCCGTCGAGGGCGTTCCCGATGCCAGCCTCGAGGTGGTCGGCGACAATGCGGACGGCCTGACCATCGGCCCGGACCAGACGCGCGAGGTGCGGGTGCTCGTCACCACCGGCGACAAGCTGCCGCCCTCGGCCTCTCTGCCGGTGACGTTCCGCATCCGCGACAAGGCCTCCGGCCTGTCGGCCTCCGTCACCGATCATTTCATCGGCCCCTGA
- the ccoP gene encoding cytochrome-c oxidase, cbb3-type subunit III, with the protein MSTTHDTHGKVDQATGVSTTGHEWDGISELNNPLPRWWLWVWYACIVWAIGYWILYPAWPLVSSATPGILGWHSRSAVAVQIADLNAIRAESAAKLTNASLEQIEQTPALLSLARAQGRVAFADNCAPCHGAGGGGATGFPNLNDDDWLWGGSLEQIQTTIEHGIRSTDPDTRQGNMPAFGKDGILQKPEISAVADYVRTLSGIAKPGADFDKGKEVFAANCAACHGEDGKGNLELGAPNLTDGIWLFGSDKATIEYGIVNGRGNVMPAWHARLDPTTIKALAVYVHSLGGGR; encoded by the coding sequence GTGAGCACGACCCACGACACCCACGGCAAGGTCGACCAGGCAACCGGCGTCTCGACCACCGGCCATGAATGGGATGGCATCTCGGAACTGAACAACCCGCTGCCGCGCTGGTGGCTGTGGGTGTGGTACGCCTGCATCGTGTGGGCCATCGGCTACTGGATCCTGTATCCGGCCTGGCCCCTGGTCTCCTCGGCGACGCCGGGCATCCTCGGCTGGCATTCGCGCTCGGCGGTGGCCGTGCAGATCGCCGACCTCAATGCCATCCGCGCCGAGAGCGCGGCGAAGCTCACCAACGCGTCGCTCGAACAGATCGAGCAGACGCCGGCGCTGCTCTCCCTCGCCCGGGCGCAGGGTCGCGTGGCCTTCGCCGACAATTGCGCGCCCTGCCACGGGGCAGGCGGCGGCGGTGCCACCGGCTTCCCCAACCTCAATGACGACGACTGGCTGTGGGGCGGTTCGCTGGAGCAGATCCAGACCACCATCGAGCACGGCATCCGCTCCACCGATCCCGACACCCGCCAGGGCAACATGCCGGCCTTCGGCAAGGACGGCATCCTGCAGAAGCCGGAAATCTCGGCGGTGGCGGACTATGTGCGCACCCTCTCCGGTATCGCCAAGCCCGGTGCGGACTTCGACAAGGGCAAGGAAGTATTCGCCGCCAACTGCGCCGCCTGCCATGGCGAGGACGGCAAGGGCAACCTGGAACTGGGCGCCCCGAACCTTACCGACGGCATCTGGCTCTTCGGCTCCGACAAGGCCACCATCGAGTACGGTATCGTCAACGGACGCGGCAACGTGATGCCGGCCTGGCATGCGCGTCTCGACCCGACGACGATCAAGGCGCTCGCCGTCTACGTCCATTCGCTGGGCGGCGGACGCTGA
- a CDS encoding cbb3-type cytochrome c oxidase subunit 3: MHDTYLGLAAFAQTGGLILFVVAFLLVVAYAFWPSKKRKKDFDDAANIPLKED; encoded by the coding sequence ATGCACGACACCTATCTCGGCCTCGCGGCCTTCGCCCAGACGGGGGGCCTGATCCTCTTCGTCGTCGCCTTCCTGCTGGTGGTCGCCTACGCCTTCTGGCCTTCCAAGAAGAGGAAGAAGGATTTCGACGACGCCGCCAATATTCCGCTCAAAGAGGATTGA
- the ccoO gene encoding cytochrome-c oxidase, cbb3-type subunit II, giving the protein MANQGTSIWSKHQIFEKHSYWLMLGILVMIAIGGLVEIAPLFYLKSTIEKVEGMRPYSPLELAGRNIYVREGCYNCHSQMIRPLRDEVERYGHYSLAAESMYDRPFQWGSKRTGPDLARVGGKYSDLWQLEHLNNPRSVVPASIMPSYPWLAKTRLNAKHVGEEMRVQQILGVPYTDEMIAKAQDDLKTQSTIDAADSDGLLKRYPKAQGRDFDGNPGELTEADALIAYLQMLGTLVDFKLYDNQANVR; this is encoded by the coding sequence ATGGCAAACCAAGGCACCTCCATCTGGTCCAAGCACCAGATCTTCGAGAAGCACTCCTACTGGCTGATGCTCGGCATCCTGGTGATGATCGCCATCGGCGGTCTCGTGGAGATCGCCCCGCTCTTCTACCTGAAGAGCACCATCGAGAAGGTGGAGGGCATGCGCCCCTACTCGCCGCTGGAACTGGCGGGGCGCAACATCTACGTCCGCGAGGGCTGCTACAACTGCCACTCGCAGATGATCCGCCCGCTGCGCGACGAGGTGGAGCGCTATGGCCACTACTCGCTGGCGGCCGAGAGCATGTACGACCGCCCGTTCCAGTGGGGTTCCAAGCGCACCGGACCGGACCTTGCCCGCGTCGGCGGCAAGTATTCGGACCTGTGGCAGCTGGAGCATCTGAACAACCCGCGCTCCGTGGTCCCGGCCTCCATCATGCCGAGCTACCCCTGGCTGGCGAAGACCAGACTCAACGCCAAGCACGTCGGCGAGGAGATGCGGGTTCAGCAGATCCTCGGCGTTCCCTACACGGACGAGATGATCGCCAAGGCGCAGGACGACCTGAAGACCCAGTCGACCATCGACGCCGCCGACTCGGACGGGCTCCTGAAGCGCTATCCCAAGGCGCAGGGCCGCGATTTCGACGGCAATCCGGGGGAGCTGACCGAGGCGGACGCGCTCATCGCCTACCTCCAGATGCTCGGCACGCTGGTCGATTTCAAGCTCTACGACAACCAGGCGAATGTGAGGTGA